The Natronoglycomyces albus genome has a segment encoding these proteins:
- the betT gene encoding choline BCCT transporter BetT produces the protein MTKLPDSAEVAQADDDLDVQGKGNRLNKVVFFGSAAAILAFSIWAIATPAGAETVIGGAVGWVTDVFGWYYFLTATIIILFVIWIAASRYGKTKLGPDHSKPDFSLFSWTAMLFAAGIGIDLMFFAVAGPVTHYLAPPEASPESMQAAREAVVWTMFHYGISGWAMYALMGMALGYFAFRYKLPLSIRSALYPIIGRRIHGPIGHTVDLAAVLGTIFGIAVSLGIGVVQLNYGLQYLFGIPEGTAAQIGLILVAVLMATVSAVAGVDRGIKRLSQLNIILAIAMMIYILFVAGPTRILNALVMNVGEYLSSLPGLTLNTMAYEQPVEWMQDWTLFFWAWWIAWAPFVGLFLARISRGRTIRQFVAATLIVPMMFTMTFIAVFGNAALGVVRDGNREYGEETMNFPEVGFYNLLDQYPGALFIAGLATFVGLLFYVTSADSGALVMGNFTSIMSSPRADARVWLRVFWAAVTGLLTMAMLLVGGVDALTSATIIMGLPFSFVMYLVMFGLYKALRVESLRAEAFKTSLWGNMAERTTGRPHRTWKQRIGRAMSYPDQRAATRFIEQTASPALAAVADEISKRGANADVIEGVAEELGVPFAELKVDMFDEGGFYYSVWPEEGLIPTFASRPVGGADKYYRFEVFLNEGNQGYDVMGYSKEQLIGDVLDCYERHLEYLRLHREAAGNSPLPEAMNGESPLSEEDTGSVEAVATPEESGELSWDDEDRTK, from the coding sequence ATGACGAAGCTGCCCGACTCGGCCGAAGTCGCCCAGGCCGACGATGACCTAGACGTACAAGGCAAAGGAAACCGCCTCAATAAGGTGGTCTTCTTCGGATCGGCCGCCGCCATCCTGGCCTTCTCAATCTGGGCCATCGCCACACCCGCCGGAGCCGAAACCGTCATCGGCGGAGCCGTCGGCTGGGTGACCGATGTCTTTGGCTGGTACTACTTCCTTACCGCCACCATCATCATCCTGTTCGTCATCTGGATCGCCGCCTCCCGATACGGCAAGACCAAACTGGGCCCCGACCATTCCAAGCCCGACTTCTCCCTGTTCTCCTGGACAGCGATGCTCTTCGCCGCCGGAATCGGCATCGACCTGATGTTCTTTGCCGTGGCCGGACCAGTGACGCACTACCTGGCACCGCCAGAGGCCTCACCCGAATCCATGCAGGCTGCTCGAGAAGCGGTCGTGTGGACGATGTTCCACTACGGCATTTCCGGCTGGGCCATGTACGCGCTCATGGGGATGGCACTGGGCTACTTCGCGTTCCGCTACAAACTGCCCCTGTCGATCCGCTCAGCGCTATATCCCATCATCGGCAGGCGCATTCACGGTCCCATCGGCCATACCGTCGACCTCGCCGCCGTCCTGGGCACGATCTTCGGTATCGCCGTCAGCCTCGGCATCGGAGTCGTACAGCTTAACTACGGATTGCAGTATCTCTTCGGCATTCCCGAAGGCACCGCCGCCCAAATCGGGCTCATCCTCGTAGCCGTCCTCATGGCCACCGTCTCCGCCGTCGCCGGTGTCGACCGCGGAATCAAGCGCCTCAGCCAACTCAACATCATCCTGGCCATCGCCATGATGATCTACATCCTGTTCGTGGCCGGACCGACCCGCATCCTCAACGCGCTGGTCATGAACGTCGGCGAATACCTCTCCAGCCTGCCAGGGCTGACCCTTAACACCATGGCCTACGAACAACCAGTCGAATGGATGCAAGACTGGACCCTGTTCTTCTGGGCCTGGTGGATCGCCTGGGCACCCTTCGTAGGGCTCTTCCTCGCCCGCATTTCCCGGGGCCGCACCATCCGCCAATTCGTCGCCGCGACCCTGATCGTGCCGATGATGTTCACCATGACCTTTATCGCGGTCTTCGGCAACGCCGCCCTCGGCGTCGTCCGAGACGGCAACCGCGAATACGGGGAAGAAACCATGAACTTCCCCGAAGTCGGGTTCTATAATTTGCTCGACCAATATCCCGGGGCACTGTTCATCGCCGGACTAGCCACCTTCGTCGGCCTATTGTTCTACGTCACCTCAGCCGACTCCGGCGCTCTCGTGATGGGTAACTTCACCTCCATCATGTCCAGCCCCCGCGCGGACGCCCGCGTCTGGCTGCGTGTCTTCTGGGCCGCAGTCACCGGTCTACTCACCATGGCCATGCTGCTGGTGGGCGGCGTCGACGCCCTCACTAGCGCCACCATCATCATGGGACTGCCGTTCTCATTCGTCATGTACCTGGTCATGTTCGGCCTCTACAAGGCCCTACGCGTCGAAAGCTTGCGCGCCGAAGCATTCAAGACCAGCCTGTGGGGCAACATGGCCGAACGCACCACCGGCCGACCACACCGCACCTGGAAACAACGCATTGGGCGGGCCATGAGCTACCCCGACCAGAGGGCAGCCACCCGTTTCATCGAACAAACGGCCTCGCCCGCACTGGCGGCGGTAGCCGACGAAATCTCCAAACGCGGAGCCAACGCCGATGTGATCGAAGGCGTTGCCGAGGAGCTGGGCGTGCCCTTCGCCGAACTGAAGGTCGACATGTTCGATGAGGGTGGCTTCTACTACTCAGTGTGGCCCGAAGAGGGGCTGATCCCAACGTTCGCCTCCCGTCCCGTAGGCGGAGCCGACAAGTACTACCGGTTCGAGGTGTTCCTCAACGAAGGCAACCAAGGCTACGACGTCATGGGTTACTCCAAAGAGCAGCTGATTGGGGATGTCCTGGACTGCTACGAGCGGCACCTTGAGTATTTGCGGCTGCATCGTGAGGCGGCAGGCAATTCGCCACTGCCGGAGGCCATGAACGGGGAGTCCCCACTGTCGGAGGAAGACACTGGCTCGGTGGAAGCCGTGGCCACACCCGAGGAGTCGGGGGAGCTGTCGTGGGACGACGAGGATCGAACCAAATAA
- a CDS encoding SGNH/GDSL hydrolase family protein — translation MTSGIGRFIAVGDSFTEGLSDQRADGSFRGWADLVARQLADDNAELAYANLAVRGRLFDEVVDQQVPEAIKQHPDLVSFCAGINDALRPGFHAHSFATRLHEVVRLLKASGADVILFTSADMKPIFPGAGAFKKRFITMNEAIGRVARRHNALLVDVWDDKEFRDPRYWNDDRLHYSPLGHKRIAARACQQLDIKFPDEWLLSPQLDGDERPAYAVNSFMWAGKYLAPWVKRRLTKTSSGDDVQPKRPVLSPVDPTEFDDPLPEEDSPKG, via the coding sequence ATGACCTCGGGCATTGGCAGATTCATAGCAGTAGGTGACAGCTTCACCGAAGGGCTCAGCGACCAGCGTGCCGACGGCAGTTTTCGTGGTTGGGCGGACTTGGTCGCCCGCCAGCTAGCCGATGACAACGCCGAGCTTGCCTACGCCAATTTGGCCGTACGAGGTCGTTTGTTTGACGAAGTGGTCGACCAACAGGTGCCGGAGGCGATCAAACAGCATCCCGACCTAGTGTCTTTTTGCGCTGGTATCAACGATGCCCTCCGGCCGGGTTTCCACGCTCATTCCTTTGCCACCCGTTTGCATGAGGTCGTGCGGTTGCTGAAGGCCTCAGGTGCCGATGTCATTCTCTTCACGAGTGCGGATATGAAGCCGATCTTTCCGGGCGCGGGTGCTTTCAAGAAGCGTTTCATCACTATGAATGAGGCGATTGGTCGTGTGGCTCGCCGCCACAACGCGCTGTTGGTGGATGTGTGGGACGACAAGGAATTCCGAGACCCGCGTTACTGGAACGACGACCGACTCCACTATTCACCCTTGGGGCATAAGCGCATCGCGGCGCGTGCCTGTCAACAGCTCGACATCAAGTTCCCCGACGAATGGCTCCTGTCGCCACAGCTGGATGGCGACGAACGTCCCGCTTATGCCGTCAATAGCTTCATGTGGGCGGGCAAGTATCTCGCCCCCTGGGTCAAGCGCCGTCTGACCAAGACCTCTTCTGGCGACGACGTGCAACCCAAGCGCCCTGTTCTTAGCCCCGTTGATCCCACCGAGTTCGATGACCCCCTGCCCGAGGAAGACTCACCTAAGGGTTAG
- a CDS encoding UvrD-helicase domain-containing protein yields the protein MHVVGRSVGDASPLFEVSADMRVPRRRRNAAPRGRHQPALQVIPMPTPQLTCQPDAGPGIQEPLLQGMAEVGTGLLDQLDAMQRVAASASSGPLLVNASPGAGKTHLLIRRIAYFIRELGIPANQCLVLAASPRATERLRGELAELLHDDEMRDLDIRDFAHLSTEDNAPHLFIDDLHLLQVDAYRSLRDQRSSDANITATGDPDSALAGQPEAFENFHLDFPDARVVRLSRNHRNPAAVLVAACQLIEPISRVPGRITQPQRPALEGAGIGRFYATGPDDEAAFVARLRDELSELGVKDSDVAIIGQGHMSIAQAAEGEFRVVCCTGLTAEDWPDEDSRRRELYVALSRSSDLAYVSHTGPGSPLLADLDQGLFTPFGTVGVEDDGAWEQPRLL from the coding sequence ATGCATGTTGTGGGTCGGTCTGTCGGCGATGCTTCACCGCTATTCGAAGTCTCGGCTGATATGCGTGTCCCGCGCCGCCGCCGCAACGCGGCCCCGCGCGGACGCCATCAGCCAGCACTACAGGTCATCCCCATGCCCACACCCCAACTCACCTGCCAACCCGACGCTGGCCCGGGCATCCAAGAACCACTCTTGCAAGGCATGGCCGAAGTTGGAACCGGCCTCCTCGACCAGCTCGACGCCATGCAGCGCGTCGCCGCCTCCGCCTCCAGCGGCCCCCTGCTGGTCAACGCCTCCCCCGGCGCGGGAAAAACGCACTTGCTCATTCGCCGCATCGCCTACTTCATCCGGGAACTAGGCATCCCCGCCAACCAGTGCCTAGTCTTGGCCGCCTCGCCGCGCGCAACCGAGCGCCTGCGCGGAGAACTGGCCGAGCTGCTGCACGACGACGAGATGCGCGACCTGGACATTCGCGACTTCGCCCACCTCAGTACCGAGGACAACGCGCCACATCTCTTCATCGACGACCTCCACCTCCTCCAAGTCGACGCCTACCGAAGCTTGCGCGACCAGCGCAGCAGCGACGCCAATATCACCGCCACCGGCGACCCCGACTCGGCGCTGGCCGGTCAGCCAGAGGCGTTCGAGAACTTCCACCTTGACTTCCCCGACGCTCGGGTGGTCCGTCTGTCACGCAATCACCGTAATCCGGCGGCGGTGCTGGTGGCCGCTTGTCAGCTCATCGAGCCCATCAGCCGGGTTCCGGGCCGTATTACCCAGCCGCAGCGTCCCGCTCTCGAAGGGGCGGGCATCGGTCGTTTCTACGCGACTGGGCCTGACGATGAGGCCGCGTTTGTGGCGCGACTGCGTGATGAGCTGAGCGAACTGGGGGTCAAGGACAGCGACGTTGCCATCATTGGGCAGGGGCACATGAGCATCGCGCAAGCAGCCGAGGGCGAGTTTCGGGTCGTTTGCTGCACCGGCCTCACCGCGGAGGACTGGCCCGACGAGGACTCTCGGCGTCGTGAGCTCTATGTGGCGCTAAGTCGATCCTCTGATCTGGCCTATGTGAGCCACACCGGCCCAGGCTCGCCGCTATTGGCCGATTTGGATCAAGGGCTCTTCACTCCGTTTGGCACTGTCGGAGTCGAGGACGATGGGGCCTGGGAGCAACCTCGGCTCCTGTGA
- a CDS encoding peptidoglycan recognition protein family protein, whose amino-acid sequence MPSRINGRSTWNARSPASSPTETTWAARTGFMVHHSAGPATQSIRAIQDFHMDTRGWNDIGYNYLINASGIYLGRGALVIGAHAAGHNTANIGVCLIGDYSNTEPSHTLKNHLQVLYSIMNSMAGKTLAVRTHRQVNPTACPGTRLHNWVLGNLDGNPGDDDPGDDNPANWLEDLIMSLPTLRRGSSGASVRRVQGLCVAYGGTPRREVENSGGVDGSFGPGTERAVRAVQADGAPPVDGIVGRITWTKLIAG is encoded by the coding sequence GTGCCATCTCGCATCAATGGCCGCAGCACCTGGAATGCCCGCTCCCCCGCTTCGAGCCCTACCGAGACGACCTGGGCTGCGCGCACCGGCTTCATGGTCCACCACTCGGCAGGCCCCGCCACTCAGAGCATCCGCGCCATCCAGGACTTCCACATGGACACCCGCGGCTGGAACGACATCGGATACAACTACCTCATCAACGCCTCCGGCATCTACCTAGGACGTGGAGCCCTGGTCATCGGGGCCCACGCCGCCGGGCACAACACCGCCAATATTGGGGTGTGCCTCATCGGTGACTACAGCAATACCGAGCCGTCTCACACCCTGAAAAATCACCTACAAGTGCTCTACTCGATCATGAATTCCATGGCGGGCAAGACACTGGCGGTGCGCACGCATCGCCAGGTCAACCCAACCGCCTGCCCTGGGACCAGACTGCACAACTGGGTGCTTGGCAACCTAGATGGCAATCCGGGAGACGACGACCCGGGAGACGATAACCCGGCCAACTGGTTGGAGGACCTCATCATGTCTTTGCCCACCCTGCGACGAGGCAGCTCTGGGGCCTCGGTACGCCGCGTACAAGGACTCTGCGTCGCATACGGGGGAACTCCCCGCCGCGAGGTGGAGAACTCCGGAGGAGTTGACGGGTCCTTCGGCCCCGGCACCGAACGGGCCGTGCGAGCGGTCCAAGCCGACGGCGCACCGCCGGTCGACGGCATCGTCGGCCGCATCACCTGGACCAAACTCATTGCCGGATAA
- a CDS encoding DUF4253 domain-containing protein, translated as MGLLQRLLGRRDTPDSVPDPAPDDDTATTSDGTASVEDAARADAATTGPESQRDTGADTDDVSASAEADSAPRERASSGALADAAPTDDENASAQPDSGATDAADGDDLDAEATGPDIDRETDEPAAVRPRLKRVTIDDDNTVKTSDEDSADAGDEPVTSHAEAAPAVDADAEDSIKDSVAAPVETPADSPASLVAVSGPATLEEEDSAAASSADATTANATASTAEEGAIAGAGFVPERPKRQLLTLEKPEAPTDIPAQRVSAGPGVPQGDQGSRSGHGRDLSLDTEGSPRPALRSAGVAVPKMQQIARRDDVRLWAFPVKANEALGWWLEIRQVHERTGWLPVLIGHPADWRDGGEEIIHEGDDELGRSEQIDVAQLLEQKGSEAGEPARGVPILPRRGDSDFATPRADGLLGLVRADYGWQIPGLLPWKGSTNWELYGAEHCAVLRHWTHKYDVELMAMTFDVMELYVANPPEPNEAIAVAEEIYAYCPDLLDSGVPTLDDLAEHMAQSRAWYFRWT; from the coding sequence ATGGGACTCCTCCAACGGTTGTTGGGACGCCGCGACACTCCGGATTCGGTTCCGGACCCGGCTCCCGATGACGACACCGCGACGACGAGCGACGGCACGGCGAGCGTCGAGGATGCCGCACGGGCCGATGCCGCCACCACTGGCCCTGAGTCGCAGCGCGACACCGGTGCCGACACCGACGATGTCTCAGCTAGCGCCGAGGCCGACTCAGCGCCGCGCGAACGCGCTTCCTCAGGGGCTTTGGCAGATGCCGCGCCCACTGACGACGAGAATGCCTCGGCGCAGCCCGACTCCGGTGCCACTGACGCGGCGGACGGGGACGATCTGGACGCTGAGGCGACTGGGCCAGATATTGACAGGGAAACCGATGAGCCTGCTGCCGTGCGGCCCAGGCTGAAACGGGTCACTATCGACGACGACAACACTGTGAAGACATCCGACGAAGACTCCGCCGATGCGGGCGATGAGCCCGTCACCTCCCATGCCGAGGCGGCCCCGGCCGTTGACGCAGACGCCGAGGATTCTATTAAGGACTCCGTAGCCGCGCCCGTCGAGACGCCGGCGGATTCGCCCGCTTCGCTGGTTGCCGTCAGCGGCCCGGCGACGCTGGAGGAAGAGGACTCAGCTGCGGCCTCCAGCGCCGATGCGACTACCGCGAACGCGACGGCGTCCACGGCCGAGGAGGGTGCGATCGCCGGTGCGGGTTTTGTGCCCGAGCGCCCCAAGCGCCAATTGTTGACCTTGGAGAAACCTGAAGCGCCCACTGACATCCCCGCGCAGCGTGTCAGCGCCGGGCCTGGTGTGCCCCAGGGCGATCAGGGTTCCCGCAGCGGCCACGGACGGGATTTGTCGTTGGATACCGAGGGTTCTCCACGTCCGGCGCTGCGTTCGGCGGGCGTGGCCGTTCCAAAGATGCAGCAGATTGCCCGTCGAGATGATGTGCGGCTGTGGGCGTTTCCCGTCAAGGCGAATGAGGCCTTGGGCTGGTGGTTGGAGATTCGACAGGTCCACGAACGGACGGGCTGGCTTCCTGTCCTTATTGGACATCCGGCCGATTGGCGGGATGGCGGCGAGGAGATCATCCACGAGGGTGACGACGAGCTGGGGCGTTCCGAACAGATCGATGTGGCCCAGTTGTTGGAGCAGAAGGGGTCTGAGGCGGGCGAGCCCGCACGTGGGGTGCCGATTCTGCCGCGGCGGGGAGATTCTGACTTTGCCACCCCCCGCGCCGATGGCCTTTTGGGTTTGGTGCGGGCCGACTACGGATGGCAGATTCCTGGCCTCTTGCCTTGGAAGGGTTCGACGAACTGGGAGTTGTACGGCGCGGAGCATTGCGCGGTGCTGCGCCATTGGACGCACAAGTATGACGTGGAGCTTATGGCCATGACGTTCGACGTGATGGAACTGTATGTGGCCAATCCGCCGGAACCAAACGAGGCGATCGCGGTGGCCGAGGAGATCTATGCCTACTGCCCGGATCTGCTCGATTCCGGCGTACCGACGCTGGATGATCTCGCTGAACACATGGCCCAGTCCAGAGCTTGGTACTTCCGGTGGACGTAG
- the betA gene encoding choline dehydrogenase has translation MAIEKYDYIIVGGGSAGCVLANRLSADPSNKVLVLEAGRSDWWFDVLIHMPAALTMVIGNPLYDWRYESEPEEYMGGRRVYHGRGKVLGGSSSINGMIFQRGNPMDLQRWASDPGMETWDYAHCLPYFKRMETRVVDGHAAGNPWRGDRGPLHLERGDSPNPLFGAFLEAAQQAGYPITSDVNGYQQEGFSRFDRNIKNGRRWSAARAYYHPVKQRPNLTLKTLAHVNRVVFKDNEARGVIYQRPGGRPQAVRGGEVILCGGAINTPQILQLSGVGPADHLRSVGVDVVQDMPGVGDNLQDHLEVYVQHACKQPVTLNPTMKLWKYPFIGAQWMFTKTGPASTNHFEAGGFARSNDEVEYPNLMFHFLPIAVRYDGTKVDAEHGYQVHIGPMYSDVRGDLKIASANPRQKPKMRFNYLSTKNDRREWVEAIAVARDILRQEALEPYDAGEISPGPFVQSDEDILDWVAKDAETAYHPSCTAKMGTDDMSVVDPTTMKVHGLENLRVVDASAMPYLTNGNIYAPVMMLAEKAADLILGNTPLPPAEVDWYRAKK, from the coding sequence ATGGCTATCGAAAAATACGATTACATCATCGTTGGCGGAGGATCGGCCGGTTGCGTTTTGGCCAACCGGCTGTCGGCCGACCCCAGCAACAAGGTGCTCGTCTTGGAGGCGGGCCGATCCGACTGGTGGTTTGACGTCCTTATCCACATGCCCGCCGCCCTCACCATGGTCATCGGCAACCCGCTCTACGACTGGCGGTATGAGTCCGAACCAGAGGAATACATGGGTGGCCGCCGCGTCTACCACGGACGCGGGAAGGTCCTCGGTGGTTCCTCCTCGATCAACGGCATGATCTTTCAACGCGGCAACCCGATGGACCTGCAACGATGGGCCTCCGATCCGGGCATGGAAACCTGGGACTACGCCCATTGCCTGCCGTACTTCAAGCGCATGGAGACCCGGGTGGTGGACGGGCACGCGGCCGGTAACCCATGGCGTGGAGACCGGGGCCCATTGCACCTGGAACGCGGCGACTCACCCAACCCGCTGTTCGGCGCGTTCTTGGAGGCCGCGCAGCAGGCCGGCTATCCGATCACCTCGGATGTCAATGGCTACCAGCAGGAGGGTTTCTCCCGCTTTGACCGCAACATTAAGAACGGTCGCCGCTGGTCGGCCGCCCGCGCCTACTACCACCCGGTCAAGCAACGCCCCAACCTGACGCTAAAGACCCTCGCGCACGTCAACCGGGTCGTTTTCAAAGACAACGAGGCTCGCGGGGTCATCTACCAACGCCCGGGCGGACGGCCGCAGGCGGTCCGGGGCGGCGAAGTCATCCTGTGCGGAGGCGCGATCAACACTCCGCAAATCCTGCAACTATCGGGCGTGGGCCCGGCTGACCATCTGCGCTCGGTGGGTGTCGATGTCGTACAGGATATGCCCGGAGTGGGAGACAACCTCCAGGACCACCTGGAGGTGTACGTCCAGCACGCGTGCAAACAACCGGTGACACTCAACCCGACGATGAAGCTATGGAAGTACCCATTCATCGGCGCACAGTGGATGTTTACCAAGACCGGGCCCGCCTCCACCAACCACTTCGAGGCCGGGGGATTCGCCCGCAGTAACGACGAGGTCGAATACCCGAACCTCATGTTCCACTTCCTGCCCATCGCGGTGCGCTACGACGGAACGAAGGTCGACGCCGAACACGGATACCAAGTCCACATCGGACCTATGTATTCCGATGTGCGCGGCGACCTCAAGATCGCCTCGGCCAACCCGCGCCAGAAACCAAAAATGCGGTTCAACTACCTGTCGACGAAAAACGACCGCCGCGAATGGGTCGAAGCCATCGCCGTGGCCCGCGACATCCTCCGCCAAGAGGCCCTGGAGCCCTACGACGCCGGAGAAATCTCACCGGGCCCCTTCGTCCAATCCGACGAGGACATACTCGACTGGGTCGCCAAAGACGCCGAAACCGCCTACCACCCATCCTGTACCGCAAAAATGGGCACCGACGACATGTCAGTGGTGGACCCAACCACGATGAAGGTGCACGGTCTGGAAAACCTGCGCGTCGTCGACGCCTCCGCCATGCCCTACCTGACCAACGGCAACATCTACGCGCCCGTCATGATGCTCGCCGAAAAAGCCGCCGACCTGATCCTGGGCAACACGCCGCTGCCACCAGCCGAAGTCGACTGGTACCGGGCCAAGAAATAA
- a CDS encoding aldehyde dehydrogenase family protein produces MRHLYINGNWTAPASDTPGRAVLNPADGTTITQVAEATVEDVDAAVAAAKAAFANPTWRDTTAAERADWLRRIADEMQADKARLGRIESDDSGKTLPEGEIDIDDVISCFRYFADIAAHHAGRVVDTGSNTAISRVVYEPVGVCSMIAPWNYPLMQMAWKIAPALAAGCTMVIKPSEVTPLSTIEFLRIVDRLGLPPGVINLVLGSGASVGNRMVEHPDVDLVSFTGGLATGKRIMATAAETVKKVALELGGKNPNVVFADADFDIAVDQAMNAAFTHSGQVCSAGVRLIVEEEIHDQFVTELVRRTELIRVGKATDERAETGPLVSAEHRAKVEEYVAVGLDEGATLRCGGKRPEEAELADGFFFLPTIFDNCRRDMRIVQEEIFGPVITIETFTTEAQALELANDTEYGLAGGVFTSDASRAQRVAIGMRHGTVWINDYHPYLPQAEWGGFGRSGVGRELGPTGLDEYRESKHIYQNIAPEPVRWFSGQK; encoded by the coding sequence ATGCGACACCTGTACATCAACGGTAATTGGACAGCCCCCGCATCAGACACGCCGGGCCGCGCTGTGCTCAATCCCGCCGACGGCACCACGATCACCCAGGTCGCCGAGGCCACGGTTGAGGACGTGGACGCCGCAGTCGCCGCGGCTAAAGCCGCCTTCGCCAACCCGACCTGGCGCGACACCACCGCCGCCGAACGCGCCGATTGGTTGCGCCGCATCGCCGATGAAATGCAGGCCGACAAAGCCCGTCTGGGCCGTATCGAATCCGACGACTCCGGCAAGACCCTGCCAGAGGGCGAAATCGACATCGACGATGTCATCTCCTGCTTTCGCTATTTCGCCGACATCGCCGCCCACCACGCCGGGCGGGTGGTGGACACCGGCAGCAACACCGCCATTAGCCGCGTGGTCTACGAACCGGTGGGTGTGTGCTCGATGATCGCCCCGTGGAACTACCCGCTCATGCAGATGGCCTGGAAAATCGCTCCCGCCCTCGCGGCCGGTTGCACGATGGTCATCAAGCCCTCCGAGGTCACGCCGCTGTCCACCATCGAGTTTCTTCGCATCGTCGACCGGCTGGGCCTCCCGCCCGGAGTGATTAACCTCGTGCTCGGGTCGGGGGCCAGCGTCGGCAATCGCATGGTCGAACACCCCGACGTCGACCTGGTCTCCTTCACTGGCGGACTCGCCACGGGCAAACGCATCATGGCCACCGCCGCCGAGACCGTCAAGAAGGTCGCCCTCGAACTGGGCGGCAAGAACCCCAACGTGGTCTTCGCCGACGCCGACTTCGACATTGCCGTCGACCAGGCCATGAACGCCGCCTTTACCCACTCCGGACAAGTGTGCTCCGCCGGAGTGCGGCTGATTGTGGAAGAGGAGATCCACGATCAGTTCGTGACCGAACTAGTCCGCCGCACCGAACTCATCCGCGTGGGCAAAGCCACCGACGAACGCGCCGAAACCGGGCCCTTGGTGTCGGCCGAACACCGAGCGAAGGTCGAAGAATACGTCGCCGTTGGCCTCGACGAGGGCGCCACGCTGCGCTGCGGCGGGAAGCGCCCCGAGGAGGCCGAGCTAGCCGACGGGTTCTTCTTCCTGCCCACCATCTTCGACAACTGCCGCCGCGACATGCGCATCGTGCAAGAAGAGATCTTTGGTCCGGTCATCACCATCGAAACGTTCACCACCGAGGCGCAAGCACTCGAGTTGGCCAACGACACCGAATACGGCCTAGCCGGTGGAGTCTTCACCTCGGATGCCTCCCGCGCGCAGCGGGTCGCGATCGGGATGCGGCACGGCACCGTGTGGATCAACGACTATCACCCGTATCTGCCACAGGCCGAATGGGGCGGTTTCGGTCGCTCCGGGGTCGGGCGTGAGTTGGGGCCGACGGGACTAGACGAGTACCGCGAATCCAAACACATTTACCAAAACATCGCCCCCGAGCCAGTGCGCTGGTTTTCCGGCCAGAAATAG
- a CDS encoding fructosamine kinase family protein: protein MDLDYVLRNPHRLPMLIEHQRIRCTPVSSGATGTCQRLTFDDGQEVFAKFASRSPTSPAQPTGPAAAPGFMAAEANGLRSLGEATDAVAELWAATDELIVTDWISPGPPTEDAARRLGRELACVHQAGMPTYGAPWPGFIGALPMDNREHPGPWATWFAERRLCPYLRPSVDNGALDVQDAKAVEALIDRLDQFAPPPEPIARLHGDLWPGNVLWGTDAAWLIDPAVHGGSRESDIASLHLFGGLPHVRQLLAGYEEIWPLASGWHERLGIHQLFLLLVHAALFGRSYRASVMAVVNGYLR from the coding sequence GTGGATCTGGATTATGTACTCCGCAACCCCCACCGATTGCCGATGCTCATCGAACATCAGCGCATCCGCTGCACTCCGGTGTCCTCCGGTGCCACTGGCACCTGCCAGCGACTGACCTTCGACGACGGCCAGGAGGTATTCGCCAAATTCGCCTCCCGTTCACCCACCTCGCCCGCGCAGCCAACCGGGCCCGCCGCCGCCCCCGGGTTCATGGCCGCCGAAGCCAATGGCCTGCGCAGCCTGGGCGAGGCCACTGACGCCGTCGCCGAACTGTGGGCGGCCACAGACGAACTGATCGTCACCGACTGGATTTCTCCGGGCCCACCCACTGAAGACGCGGCCCGCCGTCTGGGACGGGAACTCGCCTGTGTTCACCAGGCGGGCATGCCCACCTATGGCGCCCCCTGGCCTGGCTTCATCGGTGCGCTGCCCATGGACAACCGTGAGCACCCCGGGCCGTGGGCGACGTGGTTCGCCGAGCGGCGACTGTGCCCCTACCTGCGACCGTCAGTGGACAACGGGGCCCTTGACGTCCAAGACGCCAAGGCAGTCGAGGCGCTCATAGACCGACTCGACCAGTTCGCCCCGCCACCGGAACCCATCGCACGCCTACACGGCGACCTGTGGCCCGGCAATGTCCTATGGGGCACCGATGCCGCCTGGCTGATCGACCCGGCCGTGCATGGGGGCAGTCGCGAGAGTGACATCGCCTCGCTCCATCTGTTCGGTGGGCTCCCACATGTGCGCCAGCTGCTGGCCGGATACGAGGAGATCTGGCCCTTGGCATCCGGATGGCACGAGCGCCTTGGCATTCACCAATTGTTCCTGTTGCTGGTGCACGCCGCCTTGTTTGGCCGTTCCTACCGGGCCTCGGTCATGGCAGTGGTCAATGGCTACCTGCGATGA